The following proteins come from a genomic window of Helicobacter canadensis MIT 98-5491:
- the purU gene encoding formyltetrahydrofolate deformylase: MRFVLKIQTPDKKGLITQITQIIFQFNLNILKNDEFVDKENNLFFMRSEIEGECEIAILKQKIKAIINDESSQVEILPCQKKKIVILCTKESHCLGDLLIRYDSNELNADILAVISNYEVLKPLCQKFRLPFICISHEGKSREDHEKQIIEVLKQYPSDYIILAKYMRILSPNFVQEFEGQLINIHHSFLPAFVGANPYKQAYERGVKIIGATAHFVNNELDEGPIIYQDITKVNHTMDWKEMQKHGRDVEKIVLSKALNLALEEKIFVYHNKTIVF, translated from the coding sequence ATGCGTTTTGTTTTAAAGATACAAACTCCAGATAAAAAAGGCTTGATTACTCAAATTACACAGATTATTTTTCAATTCAATTTAAATATTTTAAAAAATGATGAATTTGTTGATAAAGAAAATAATCTTTTTTTTATGCGTAGCGAGATTGAGGGGGAGTGTGAAATCGCGATTTTAAAGCAAAAGATAAAAGCTATAATTAATGATGAATCTAGTCAAGTAGAGATTCTCCCTTGCCAAAAAAAGAAAATTGTGATTCTTTGCACTAAAGAGAGTCATTGTTTAGGTGATTTGCTAATTCGTTATGATAGTAATGAGCTAAATGCGGATATTTTAGCAGTGATTTCTAATTATGAAGTTTTAAAGCCTTTGTGCCAAAAGTTTAGATTGCCTTTTATCTGTATTAGCCACGAAGGGAAGAGTAGGGAAGATCACGAAAAACAAATTATTGAAGTTTTAAAGCAATATCCAAGCGATTATATTATTTTGGCAAAATATATGCGGATTTTAAGCCCCAATTTTGTTCAAGAGTTTGAAGGGCAATTGATTAATATTCATCATAGTTTTTTACCGGCTTTTGTGGGAGCAAATCCCTATAAACAAGCCTATGAAAGAGGCGTAAAAATTATTGGTGCTACCGCGCATTTTGTTAATAATGAGCTTGATGAGGGTCCAATTATTTATCAAGATATTACAAAAGTCAATCACACAATGGATTGGAAAGAAATGCAAAAACACGGCAGAGATGTGGAAAAAATCGTGCTTTCTAAGGCGTTAAATCTTGCCTTGGAAGAAAAAATTTTTGTTTATCATAATAAAACGATTGTGTTTTAA
- a CDS encoding DMT family transporter — translation MQKNLIFSILIVIAMAFWGSSWACGKILVQYASADIVAFWRFFFALVASIPLIILLKVPMRINTENFKFLLIAACLNGIYSILFFMGLNYGSAGKGGVLVTTLIPIFAYLLAYFFSHKENKSIKANEILGLGIGIISGICLLDLGSFQELFGKFNTFFLLCALNWAILTLVCQKIRIHPLAINFYITFLSLLFYSPLFLFKPQIIEVFHYDMQFWVMIFVVAVLSTAIGTSIYYMGIAKLGATKASSYQLLVPAMALGSSYLILGEIPSLLTIFGGILAIFATYLINIYKPKEIG, via the coding sequence GTGCAAAAGAATCTTATCTTTTCTATTTTGATTGTCATAGCAATGGCTTTTTGGGGAAGCTCTTGGGCTTGTGGAAAAATTTTGGTGCAATATGCAAGTGCAGATATTGTAGCTTTTTGGAGATTCTTTTTTGCCCTTGTTGCTTCAATTCCTTTGATTATCTTATTAAAAGTCCCTATGCGGATTAACACAGAAAATTTCAAGTTTTTATTAATAGCAGCTTGTCTAAATGGAATATATTCTATTTTATTTTTTATGGGCTTGAATTATGGTAGCGCAGGGAAGGGCGGTGTGCTTGTTACTACCTTGATTCCTATTTTTGCGTATTTATTGGCTTACTTTTTTTCTCACAAGGAAAACAAAAGTATTAAAGCAAATGAAATTTTAGGTCTTGGAATCGGCATTATTTCTGGGATTTGTCTGCTTGATCTTGGAAGCTTTCAAGAGTTATTTGGCAAGTTTAACACATTCTTTTTGCTTTGTGCTTTGAATTGGGCAATTTTAACTCTAGTATGTCAAAAGATTCGCATTCATCCTTTGGCGATTAATTTTTATATTACCTTTTTAAGTTTGCTTTTTTATTCGCCTTTGTTCTTGTTTAAACCTCAAATTATTGAAGTTTTTCATTATGATATGCAATTTTGGGTTATGATTTTTGTGGTTGCCGTGCTTTCAACAGCTATTGGGACAAGCATTTATTATATGGGGATTGCCAAGCTTGGTGCGACTAAGGCAAGTTCTTATCAGCTTTTAGTTCCTGCAATGGCTTTAGGAAGTAGTTATTTGATTTTGGGAGAAATACCAAGCCTTTTAACGATTTTTGGCGGTATCTTGGCTATTTTTGCTACTTATTTAATCAATATCTACAAACCAAAAGAAATAGGGTAG
- a CDS encoding DUF411 domain-containing protein, translating into MKNKKLLFLALLTPLYLLSKEVEIYSSPFCGCCIKWGDYLQNNGYQVTHHKNGDFMAVKEKYKIAPQNQSCHTGIIEGYAIEGHVPLDAINWLLENKPENVVGISTPGMPIGSPGMEQGNMQEEYPVVLLYKNGDSKVFGIYKGETLIKKQL; encoded by the coding sequence ATGAAAAACAAAAAACTCTTATTTCTAGCGTTATTAACACCGCTTTATTTGCTAAGTAAAGAAGTTGAAATCTATAGCAGTCCATTTTGTGGGTGCTGTATTAAATGGGGAGATTATTTACAAAACAATGGCTATCAAGTAACGCACCACAAAAATGGAGATTTTATGGCAGTCAAAGAAAAATACAAAATCGCACCACAAAATCAAAGTTGTCATACAGGTATTATTGAAGGATATGCTATAGAAGGACATGTGCCATTAGATGCGATTAATTGGCTTTTAGAAAACAAACCTGAAAATGTCGTTGGTATCTCAACACCAGGAATGCCAATAGGAAGCCCCGGAATGGAACAAGGTAATATGCAAGAGGAATATCCAGTTGTGCTACTTTATAAAAATGGCGATTCAAAGGTTTTTGGAATCTATAAGGGCGAAACGCTTATTAAAAAGCAGCTTTAG
- a CDS encoding tyrosine-type recombinase/integrase, whose translation MRYPIDFKDDFAENLLFWIERFVYSKLNSLSNHQVQNKKDIIMPLNFLRKGVKSIQEIQEICKQCRNAGLIGINTYIIPLLKLYEYLNYLGLASLKEVDEEMLKEFLTINTSSLSDATKKNYRVALINFFGFIDKQNEDDDGTSYIFRIELKNWGGLRGKSGQKLPSYMIEEEVQRFLKGIDTYPFKHQDLGARNRLLLKVIIYTGIRVGESLNLKIKDITLDGDFYVIQVRGKGNKPRVVMIKAKNISNDFSLWINSRPNEVENDLLFCNHKGKKLTQAYVSRIVEQVLLTNGIRKEKNGAHMLRHSFATLLYQKSQDLVLVQEALGHASVETSRIYTHFDKQKLKATTEIM comes from the coding sequence ATGCGTTATCCCATTGACTTTAAAGATGATTTTGCAGAAAACTTGTTATTTTGGATTGAACGCTTTGTGTATAGCAAACTCAATAGTCTCTCAAATCATCAAGTGCAAAACAAAAAAGATATTATTATGCCGCTTAATTTTTTACGCAAAGGCGTTAAAAGCATTCAAGAAATCCAAGAAATCTGCAAACAATGTCGCAATGCAGGATTAATCGGAATCAACACTTATATTATTCCGCTATTAAAGCTGTATGAATATTTGAATTATTTGGGTTTGGCTTCACTAAAAGAAGTAGATGAAGAAATGCTTAAAGAGTTTTTGACTATCAATACAAGCTCACTATCAGATGCTACTAAAAAAAACTATCGTGTCGCGCTCATTAACTTTTTTGGCTTTATTGATAAGCAAAATGAAGATGATGATGGCACTTCTTATATCTTTAGGATTGAGTTAAAAAACTGGGGAGGACTACGCGGAAAAAGCGGACAAAAACTCCCCTCTTATATGATAGAAGAGGAAGTGCAGAGATTTTTAAAAGGCATTGATACTTATCCCTTTAAACACCAAGATTTAGGGGCTAGAAATCGCTTGTTGCTAAAAGTGATTATTTACACCGGCATTCGCGTAGGAGAATCATTAAATCTCAAAATCAAAGACATTACGCTAGATGGCGATTTTTATGTGATTCAAGTGCGTGGCAAAGGCAATAAACCGCGCGTTGTGATGATAAAGGCAAAAAACATTAGCAACGATTTTTCTTTGTGGATTAATTCGCGCCCCAATGAAGTTGAAAATGATTTGCTCTTTTGTAATCACAAAGGCAAAAAACTCACACAAGCCTATGTTAGTCGCATTGTTGAGCAGGTTTTGCTAACTAATGGAATCCGTAAAGAGAAAAATGGCGCACATATGCTAAGACATTCCTTTGCTACCCTACTCTATCAAAAAAGCCAAGATTTGGTGCTAGTCCAAGAAGCCCTAGGACACGCAAGTGTAGAGACTTCAAGAATCTATACGCACTTTGATAAACAAAAGCTCAAAGCCACCACTGAAATAATGTAA
- a CDS encoding WG repeat-containing protein has product MLICSRCHTRNLDIANFCKECGSNDLYDPQAEEKREKERQRQEELKRAEEERQRIQEAKRQKAREERERRIKQTKKFFKQNKYKFLISGFVLVLAILVSLYQYYYGGKYSRVYMSNLEKQCYTNDEKSCEMLRNIYKEKCDGGDKGACLNAFIHNHKDLKAIKVNDNWNLINENNETIANITDLMQSYAKIKLNGKYGFIDKSGKIVIKPRFWAFHGQLIAVELNKKWGVISKNGKFAIKPQFDSAQSFDEGLAKVELNGKWGLIDKNGKFIIEPKFDWIEDFSEGLAKVELNGKYGLIDKSGKIVIKPQFDDVWDFSEGLARVELNGKYGLIDKNGKIILEPQFDEIGDFTPIGIQINGKWGTIDENGKFIVE; this is encoded by the coding sequence ATGCTTATTTGTAGTCGCTGTCATACCAGAAATTTGGACATAGCTAATTTTTGCAAAGAATGCGGAAGTAATGATTTATACGATCCACAAGCAGAAGAAAAACGCGAAAAAGAAAGGCAAAGACAAGAAGAACTAAAAAGAGCAGAAGAAGAAAGACAAAGAATACAAGAAGCAAAAAGGCAAAAGGCTAGGGAAGAAAGAGAAAGAAGAATCAAACAAACCAAAAAATTTTTCAAACAAAATAAATATAAATTCTTAATTAGCGGCTTTGTTTTAGTTTTAGCGATTCTAGTGAGTTTGTATCAGTATTACTATGGCGGAAAATACAGCAGGGTTTATATGAGTAACCTTGAGAAACAATGCTACACTAATGATGAGAAAAGCTGTGAAATGCTCCGCAATATCTACAAAGAAAAATGCGATGGGGGCGACAAAGGAGCTTGTCTCAATGCCTTTATACACAACCACAAAGATTTAAAAGCTATCAAAGTCAATGATAATTGGAATCTTATCAATGAAAACAACGAAACCATAGCTAATATTACAGATTTAATGCAAAGTTATGCTAAGATTAAACTCAATGGAAAATATGGCTTTATAGATAAAAGCGGAAAAATTGTCATCAAACCAAGATTTTGGGCTTTTCATGGACAACTTATCGCAGTTGAACTTAATAAAAAATGGGGTGTTATAAGTAAAAATGGGAAATTTGCCATCAAACCACAATTTGATTCGGCTCAGAGTTTTGACGAAGGACTTGCTAAAGTTGAACTCAATGGAAAATGGGGCTTGATAGATAAAAATGGAAAATTTATTATAGAACCAAAATTTGATTGGATTGAGGATTTTAGTGAAGGACTTGCTAAAGTTGAACTCAATGGAAAATATGGCTTAATAGATAAAAGCGGAAAAATTGTCATCAAACCACAATTTGATGATGTTTGGGATTTTAGCGAAGGACTTGCTAGAGTTGAACTCAATGGAAAATATGGCTTAATAGATAAAAATGGAAAAATTATCCTAGAACCACAATTTGATGAGATTGGCGATTTCACACCCATTGGAATCCAAATCAATGGAAAATGGGGCACAATAGATGAAAATGGTAAATTCATCGTTGAATAA
- a CDS encoding DnaJ domain-containing protein, which produces MLFFKFKLQNYKRCENCSRESPEDDAKFCIFCGKELNHPAKQKLLYIYDKNPAIIAAFLAKMAKLDNASISRDLSRFISSLLDKIDLFYSKDYGDFRSSYAEVFALEKSGGRSISKLCSCMRISSQQEVDFLICILLDLAYFDKQMSDSENTLIESIIIGLGLNLIVFRELKIKYEQIYHFTSKEQNRQKQENDSKMTLKQAYEILKSREYDDFETIKKNYRKLAREYHYDNLYSKELPPELLKIAQEMMKKINLAYEIIKEARGV; this is translated from the coding sequence ATTTTGTTTTTCAAATTCAAACTCCAAAATTACAAGCGTTGTGAAAATTGCTCAAGAGAAAGCCCAGAAGATGACGCGAAATTTTGCATATTTTGTGGAAAAGAGCTAAATCACCCAGCCAAACAAAAGCTACTTTATATTTATGATAAAAATCCAGCAATCATAGCGGCATTTCTAGCCAAAATGGCAAAGCTTGATAACGCTTCAATCTCACGCGATTTATCTAGATTCATCTCTTCCTTGCTTGATAAGATTGATTTGTTTTATTCCAAAGATTATGGCGATTTTAGAAGCTCCTATGCAGAAGTTTTTGCACTTGAAAAAAGCGGTGGTAGAAGCATTAGCAAACTTTGTTCTTGTATGCGTATTTCAAGTCAGCAAGAAGTGGATTTTTTGATATGTATTTTGCTTGATCTTGCCTATTTTGATAAACAAATGAGCGATAGTGAAAACACCCTAATAGAGAGTATTATCATAGGGCTTGGACTAAATCTCATAGTTTTTAGAGAGCTAAAGATAAAATACGAGCAAATCTATCATTTTACTTCAAAAGAGCAGAATCGCCAAAAGCAAGAAAATGATTCTAAAATGACTTTAAAACAAGCCTATGAGATTCTAAAATCACGCGAATATGATGACTTTGAAACAATCAAGAAAAACTATAGAAAACTCGCTAGAGAATATCACTATGACAATCTCTATTCCAAAGAACTTCCACCCGAGCTTTTAAAAATAGCCCAAGAAATGATGAAAAAGATTAATCTAGCCTATGAAATCATAAAAGAAGCAAGGGGGGTGTGA
- a CDS encoding flagellar hook-basal body complex protein, producing MVGSLYSGISGIKTHQTGIDVTSNNIANVNTTGFRANSPEFKSLFSTHLNYVNSNSPVANDYNYGVTIGSNAINTNDGTYVNADGDFNVAYSGKGWFVVGLNKNGAFDITNPDYTGAQQNYFTRDGSFSLDGEGYLVNSSGYYMYGINLGKIAADGTLTGANNLEQDYDNLGGSVLEPIQIPKEMHYQPTLTTQVNLAVNLNRTQNAQGITALQDENGNFSMEKFLALDMNSLMDSSGKLIDAKNYKDITFSVEQNGETKNYTFTYGAEGENGFKTTGELITLIKERTGLDLALKLDSLGNPSDCSLYLSNNTMQEMTLSISGRLAQKLGLSTNNETLESAFQSQVETFTENTNYPNGAYVNYGGIIFQKNGEGQDAGNPIDNPESWTLVDSTKVANYKENSEYNEGDFIVYEGKIYQRSNEPITMVEDPETGELIAQNPAEDTIGWKEIGENSRGMITEYEAGTTYEENAMVTLNGILYQKTNGAGDTNPLEDASGWRILMTDSLDSTQLNVATYETNTEVYSDSGEKFILKSQYILLEQGDQTATPPINERWEVKSAIYDNTGKTMISENPVFSEISFNADGTPNAEPFEVAFQNGSIQVNLAQSDDGKFSSNFAYTDSALKSATQDGTSSGIMNDIVINEDGIILVNFTNGKVEPIGRIGIAAFVNDQGLSKVGGNLFKMNAMTINGETSVVSGPPLLAWEETGNASLKYGQVLDHMLETSNVDTGTALTDLIVYQRGYQMSAKSITTADQLMQEAIQLKRS from the coding sequence ATGGTAGGATCACTTTATAGCGGAATCAGCGGAATTAAAACTCATCAAACTGGTATTGATGTAACTTCTAATAATATCGCCAATGTTAATACTACGGGTTTTAGAGCAAATTCTCCGGAATTTAAAAGTCTTTTTTCAACACATTTAAATTATGTTAATTCCAATTCCCCTGTGGCTAATGATTATAATTATGGTGTTACAATTGGATCTAATGCCATTAATACTAATGATGGAACTTATGTTAATGCCGATGGGGATTTTAATGTTGCTTATAGTGGAAAAGGTTGGTTTGTAGTAGGCTTAAATAAAAATGGTGCATTTGATATTACTAATCCTGATTACACTGGAGCACAACAAAATTACTTTACTCGTGATGGATCTTTTAGCTTAGATGGAGAAGGCTATTTGGTTAATTCAAGTGGCTATTATATGTATGGGATTAATTTAGGAAAAATAGCTGCTGATGGCACTCTCACTGGAGCTAATAATTTGGAACAAGATTATGATAATTTAGGAGGATCGGTATTAGAACCCATTCAAATTCCAAAAGAAATGCATTATCAACCAACACTAACAACACAAGTTAATCTTGCAGTGAATTTAAATCGCACTCAAAATGCCCAAGGAATTACAGCTTTGCAAGATGAAAATGGCAATTTTAGTATGGAAAAATTCCTTGCACTTGATATGAATTCGTTAATGGATTCAAGTGGAAAACTCATTGATGCTAAAAATTATAAAGATATTACTTTTAGTGTTGAGCAAAATGGGGAAACAAAAAACTACACTTTTACCTATGGGGCAGAAGGAGAAAATGGATTTAAAACAACTGGAGAATTAATAACATTAATCAAAGAAAGAACCGGACTTGACTTGGCTTTAAAGTTAGATAGCTTAGGAAATCCAAGTGATTGTTCTTTGTATCTTAGTAATAATACTATGCAAGAAATGACTTTAAGCATTAGTGGAAGATTGGCTCAAAAACTTGGATTAAGCACCAATAATGAAACCTTAGAATCCGCCTTTCAATCTCAAGTGGAAACTTTTACAGAAAACACAAATTATCCTAATGGTGCTTATGTTAATTATGGAGGAATCATTTTCCAAAAAAATGGAGAAGGGCAAGATGCAGGGAATCCTATTGATAATCCAGAATCTTGGACATTAGTTGATTCAACTAAAGTAGCTAATTATAAAGAAAATTCCGAATACAATGAGGGAGACTTTATTGTCTATGAAGGTAAAATCTACCAAAGAAGTAATGAGCCAATTACTATGGTAGAAGATCCAGAAACCGGAGAACTTATCGCCCAAAATCCAGCAGAAGACACAATAGGGTGGAAAGAAATTGGAGAGAATTCAAGAGGAATGATTACAGAATATGAAGCAGGAACTACTTATGAAGAAAATGCAATGGTTACTCTCAATGGAATTCTCTATCAAAAAACAAATGGAGCAGGTGATACAAATCCTTTAGAAGATGCAAGTGGTTGGAGAATCTTAATGACTGACTCCCTAGATAGCACACAGCTTAATGTCGCTACTTATGAGACTAACACAGAAGTGTATAGTGATTCAGGAGAAAAATTTATACTCAAAAGCCAATATATCTTGCTAGAGCAGGGCGATCAGACAGCAACTCCACCTATTAATGAAAGATGGGAAGTAAAAAGTGCAATTTATGATAACACTGGAAAAACAATGATAAGCGAGAATCCAGTTTTTAGCGAAATCTCTTTCAATGCAGATGGCACTCCTAATGCCGAACCTTTTGAAGTTGCTTTTCAAAATGGTAGTATTCAAGTCAATCTAGCTCAAAGTGATGATGGAAAATTTTCTAGTAATTTTGCCTATACAGATTCTGCGCTTAAATCTGCTACACAAGATGGAACATCTTCAGGAATTATGAATGATATTGTTATTAATGAAGATGGAATTATTTTGGTAAATTTCACAAATGGAAAAGTTGAACCTATTGGCAGAATAGGAATTGCTGCTTTTGTAAATGATCAAGGCTTAAGCAAAGTAGGGGGGAATCTCTTCAAAATGAATGCAATGACAATTAATGGAGAAACTTCCGTAGTGAGCGGACCGCCTTTATTAGCGTGGGAAGAAACAGGTAATGCGAGTTTAAAATACGGACAAGTGCTTGATCATATGCTTGAAACAAGCAATGTAGATACAGGAACAGCCCTTACTGATTTAATTGTCTATCAAAGAGGCTATCAAATGAGTGCAAAATCAATTACAACAGCCGATCAATTAATGCAAGAAGCTATCCAGCTCAAACGCAGTTAA
- the flgD gene encoding flagellar hook assembly protein FlgD produces the protein MTISSSNNYLNYTSDATARTAQTKTGENDTIENNTSSNTSTDTSTDNSTSTDNSTNNSTGSTNNSSGSTDSNNSNTSSNSGTGSTGGVFPGDTPIAEEEDDNNGLGTEAFMKLFLEQLKNQDPTAPMETQEILTQTAQLTQVEAQTQMKNAMEQMTTTMQSMQETNEKTIEAQEKLIETQEKMLETMGVLAGSIQDSSILGGYNTVGMIGNIAETPYTALNVEKNEAIKFELYFDEPIDPTKGQPKITITDKDNNVIREIDLAQKDENGNYIYLNKEGYVEFEWDTRDSKGAYVGKGDYVVKAEYNLDPNTNQYKETQLGRGEVQSILFDSGVPYVKLGDHLTVPIIYVTSYYKKD, from the coding sequence ATGACAATTTCAAGCAGCAATAATTATTTAAATTATACCTCAGATGCAACTGCAAGAACTGCACAAACAAAAACAGGGGAAAATGATACTATAGAGAACAACACAAGCTCTAATACTTCAACAGATACTTCTACAGACAATAGCACAAGCACTGATAATTCTACTAATAATAGCACCGGAAGCACTAATAATAGTAGCGGTAGCACTGATAGCAATAATTCAAATACTTCTAGTAATTCTGGGACAGGTAGCACAGGCGGAGTATTTCCCGGTGATACTCCTATCGCAGAAGAAGAGGATGATAACAATGGATTAGGCACAGAAGCCTTTATGAAATTATTTTTAGAGCAACTTAAAAATCAAGATCCAACTGCACCAATGGAAACTCAAGAAATACTTACACAAACCGCACAATTAACACAAGTAGAAGCACAAACTCAAATGAAAAATGCTATGGAGCAAATGACAACAACTATGCAATCTATGCAAGAAACCAACGAAAAAACAATTGAAGCACAAGAAAAACTAATTGAAACACAAGAAAAAATGTTAGAAACGATGGGTGTTTTAGCAGGAAGCATTCAAGATAGCAGTATTCTTGGTGGATACAATACTGTTGGTATGATAGGCAATATCGCTGAAACCCCTTACACTGCCCTTAATGTAGAAAAAAATGAAGCCATTAAATTTGAACTTTATTTTGATGAGCCTATTGATCCAACCAAAGGACAACCAAAGATTACAATTACTGATAAAGATAATAATGTGATTCGAGAGATTGACTTAGCACAAAAAGATGAAAATGGAAATTACATTTACCTTAACAAAGAAGGTTATGTAGAATTTGAATGGGATACTAGAGATAGCAAGGGTGCTTATGTAGGTAAGGGAGACTATGTGGTCAAAGCAGAATACAACCTAGATCCCAACACTAATCAATACAAAGAAACTCAACTTGGGAGAGGTGAAGTGCAAAGTATCTTGTTTGATTCTGGAGTGCCTTATGTGAAGTTAGGAGATCACTTAACAGTGCCAATTATTTATGTAACTTCTTATTATAAAAAAGACTAA
- a CDS encoding flagellar hook-length control protein FliK: MIPIIETEKNNQTNLLSKHSKGEEGKGDFAELFGLLTQNTQEIESPHNKISKTTNKKESKESLNLESKENLDLKTDLKMNKKNDKNGDFSFNINQESNLKNEEKKSLKTTQILNPKNPKELLEFTKAQNIQSSTKTLKDITQIANKLQLNLQKISIIKDEAQKEISIKNITNQQETQILQKSTKTLSNKQADNLLNMILQDKELLSKASKKSESNQNLKNKEILESKDIPLTKIQNSKIAKMGDEILEKEISSKTSKKLETKETNQALNTKETLKKDNIKPEIKNSHKFKENEIPVSSNKTDNPSKTLETKEMPIKDNIKQENIINIKKENLKEEMKDKNQIKNFSQKTITEEKQTQEIRSEIKKENSSAQDKQTKNKKDPFSKKTTKESLETISIKQQKKTTQDLNNKDILMKEEVKQENVSSLNANLTNISNEESQKSQNFLENLLKIEIPQKTKNIKYEDLEKETKEKKTNKTHQEIYQSSVQNQNNLLLSPRETFAHFSDKLREALQNYKPPITKISLELNPESLGSVELTITKIGDKINVQIGSNQNALQLFMQNMQDFKNQLNNVGFSEVTMDFKDTGGNSFSQNNGGNFSDSRQQNSHQQQKRNENGLQIYQQAEETNREISHLDLSFSYYA; this comes from the coding sequence ATGATACCTATAATTGAGACAGAAAAAAACAATCAAACAAACCTTTTATCAAAGCATTCCAAAGGCGAGGAGGGCAAAGGAGATTTTGCAGAACTTTTCGGTTTATTAACGCAAAATACTCAAGAAATAGAATCGCCTCATAATAAAATCTCTAAAACAACCAACAAAAAAGAAAGCAAAGAGAGTTTAAATCTTGAAAGCAAAGAGAATCTTGATTTAAAAACTGATTTAAAAATGAATAAAAAAAATGATAAAAATGGAGATTTTAGTTTTAATATTAATCAAGAATCTAATCTTAAAAATGAAGAGAAAAAATCACTCAAAACTACACAAATTCTTAACCCTAAAAACCCAAAGGAATTATTGGAATTTACCAAAGCGCAAAATATTCAATCTAGCACAAAAACCCTAAAAGACATTACCCAAATAGCCAATAAACTTCAACTTAATTTGCAAAAAATAAGCATAATAAAAGATGAAGCTCAAAAAGAAATTTCTATCAAAAATATTACCAATCAACAAGAAACACAAATTTTACAAAAATCCACAAAAACCCTTTCAAATAAACAAGCAGATAATCTTTTAAATATGATTTTACAAGATAAAGAATTGTTATCAAAAGCCTCTAAAAAATCCGAATCAAATCAAAATCTTAAAAATAAAGAAATACTAGAATCAAAAGATATTCCTTTAACAAAAATCCAAAATTCAAAAATAGCAAAGATGGGTGATGAAATTTTAGAAAAAGAAATATCATCAAAAACTTCAAAAAAGCTAGAAACCAAAGAGACTAATCAAGCTTTAAATACAAAAGAAACACTTAAAAAAGATAATATTAAACCAGAAATAAAAAATTCCCATAAATTTAAAGAAAATGAAATACCAGTTAGTTCCAATAAAACAGATAATCCTAGTAAAACATTGGAAACTAAAGAAATGCCAATAAAGGATAACATTAAACAGGAAAATATTATAAACATTAAAAAAGAAAATCTCAAGGAAGAAATGAAAGATAAAAATCAAATAAAAAATTTCTCTCAAAAAACAATAACAGAAGAGAAGCAAACACAAGAAATTCGAAGTGAAATAAAAAAAGAAAATTCTTCCGCACAAGATAAACAAACTAAAAACAAAAAAGATCCATTTTCTAAAAAAACAACAAAAGAATCTTTAGAGACTATTTCTATCAAACAACAAAAAAAGACTACTCAAGATTTAAACAATAAAGATATTCTAATGAAGGAAGAAGTCAAACAGGAGAATGTCTCAAGTTTGAATGCTAACCTTACAAATATCTCCAATGAAGAATCGCAAAAATCTCAAAATTTCTTAGAGAATTTATTAAAAATAGAAATTCCACAAAAAACAAAAAATATTAAATATGAAGATCTAGAAAAAGAGACAAAAGAGAAAAAAACAAACAAAACACATCAAGAAATTTATCAAAGTAGTGTGCAAAATCAAAATAATTTATTATTAAGCCCTAGAGAAACTTTTGCACATTTTAGCGATAAATTAAGAGAAGCACTACAAAATTACAAACCTCCTATTACCAAAATCTCTTTGGAGTTAAACCCAGAATCATTAGGTAGTGTAGAGCTCACTATTACTAAAATTGGCGATAAAATTAATGTGCAAATTGGATCCAACCAAAATGCCCTACAGCTTTTTATGCAAAATATGCAGGATTTTAAAAATCAACTTAATAATGTTGGTTTTAGCGAAGTTACAATGGATTTCAAAGATACCGGAGGTAATAGTTTCTCACAAAATAATGGGGGAAATTTTAGTGATTCTAGACAACAAAATTCACATCAACAGCAAAAAAGGAACGAAAATGGCTTACAAATTTATCAACAAGCCGAGGAAACCAATCGGGAAATTTCTCATTTGGATTTGAGCTTTTCATATTATGCTTAA